In Parasegetibacter sp. NRK P23, a single genomic region encodes these proteins:
- a CDS encoding TlpA disulfide reductase family protein produces the protein MMKKTFLFILALAITAPVWAQHAVVKGTFKKVISNGVNMPVIYFFKGGAGQSVVLSEIPLTKNEYGFKIELSGNDLNTMRYIGFDDELYPLYMHAGEELEIDAANGQAVYSGKLSPENNVFAQWYSMLAPLRYFGYSREGAMQADGRYQVTLDSLLKPSADFIQKIKTGNKDFDVFTKNLLSYGFKYDAMAPFLMAYEPSKRSDYPTYVTNLFNTEKFTDANLWTLPGGFNYIQALAFAKYIIYQSKMGLANEMIIPEIGNENIRAEFIIKVAERGGFTDINKFNEKNAQYMVTADQKKRMAEIVKRQRLKVPGSDWSDFAYPDMKGKSHHLSDYLGKVVLVDVWATWCKPCIAEQPALKKLVEDFKGKDVVVMSVSIDTEKDKWEKMVEENQLSGLQLYSNNAGPLLKDYEIIAVPRFILFDKKGKVVQFDAMRPSDPKLKALIEAQLEKKENI, from the coding sequence ATGATGAAAAAAACGTTTCTATTTATCCTGGCGCTGGCCATTACAGCGCCGGTTTGGGCGCAGCATGCGGTAGTGAAAGGAACATTCAAAAAAGTCATCTCCAATGGCGTGAACATGCCTGTGATTTACTTTTTTAAAGGAGGGGCGGGACAGTCTGTAGTGCTTTCGGAAATTCCCCTCACAAAAAATGAGTATGGTTTTAAAATAGAACTGTCGGGTAATGACCTGAACACCATGCGCTACATCGGGTTCGACGACGAACTGTATCCGCTGTACATGCATGCCGGAGAGGAATTGGAAATTGATGCAGCCAACGGACAGGCTGTTTACTCCGGAAAACTGAGCCCGGAAAACAATGTGTTTGCGCAATGGTATAGCATGCTGGCCCCACTCCGTTATTTTGGGTATTCCAGGGAAGGCGCCATGCAGGCTGATGGCCGTTACCAGGTAACCCTTGATTCGCTCTTGAAACCTTCGGCAGATTTTATTCAGAAAATAAAAACAGGGAACAAGGATTTCGATGTTTTTACAAAGAACCTGCTTTCGTATGGCTTCAAATACGATGCGATGGCGCCGTTCCTGATGGCTTATGAACCATCCAAACGCAGCGATTACCCTACCTATGTAACCAACCTGTTCAATACTGAAAAGTTCACCGACGCTAATTTGTGGACGCTTCCCGGCGGGTTCAATTACATCCAGGCGCTCGCTTTCGCGAAGTATATCATTTACCAGTCTAAGATGGGCCTTGCCAACGAAATGATCATCCCCGAGATCGGGAACGAGAACATAAGGGCGGAGTTCATCATCAAAGTGGCCGAGCGTGGCGGATTCACCGACATCAACAAGTTTAACGAAAAAAACGCGCAGTACATGGTGACCGCCGACCAAAAGAAGAGAATGGCGGAAATCGTAAAACGTCAACGACTTAAAGTACCTGGTTCAGACTGGAGCGATTTCGCTTATCCGGACATGAAAGGGAAGTCGCACCACCTCTCCGATTACCTGGGAAAAGTGGTACTGGTTGATGTATGGGCCACCTGGTGCAAGCCCTGTATCGCCGAGCAACCCGCACTCAAAAAACTGGTGGAGGATTTCAAAGGGAAAGACGTGGTGGTCATGAGTGTGTCGATTGATACCGAAAAAGACAAGTGGGAAAAAATGGTGGAAGAAAACCAGCTTTCAGGCCTGCAACTCTATTCCAACAATGCAGGTCCGCTGCTGAAAGATTACGAAATCATTGCGGTACCCAGGTTCATCCTGTTCGATAAAAAAGGAAAAGTGGTTCAGTTTGACGCGATGCGTCCTTCTGATCCCAAACTGAAAGCACTGATCGAAGCCCAATTGGAGAAGAAAGAAAATATTTAA
- a CDS encoding RagB/SusD family nutrient uptake outer membrane protein, translating into MKHIGILLLLAFSLGSCSKFLEEYSRDQKYVQTPEDLNKLMVGEAFIINIGLSIYSQATMGTLTSEAGIVAPWLHVMDDDNEVFVSDFVATDQLTPLYMLSGFHYWKQNPTMDIRELTWEDILWRKLYKHIGALNAIIFQADEMALNNPGNIENLNRIRGEALFMRAYYYFYLQNIYGSPYRKSTAANDEGIPLKVSEKVEDIYFKRDNNEAVYQQITSDLEKAAQYLENYNPTTKLRIGIAAVRLFQTRVYLYTEQYDKVLEVSQPLQTMGYELVDLNQYTTGTSFTYRGSPETIFTMGTNVIPTVFMNDSLSAWSGNDNRVSAFKASDNLMNTFDEDDLRRKAFFERAAKSKAWIPAKYRTWRTFNDVNQQSCIFSLRYTEAILNRAEAMAMMGADNEARTELQKLRAKRFQNATIDQIPQSNTELVNFIREERRRELCFEGHRWFDLRRYSTNTKYPLPADFTITHPVYTYDAPSNTHTRTGNYVLRSLSQDAAGWQVPIPNYAIEFNRGALTNPIRPVRSIQP; encoded by the coding sequence ATGAAACATATAGGTATCCTTTTACTGCTCGCTTTTTCTCTGGGCTCCTGCAGTAAGTTCCTGGAAGAATATTCACGTGACCAGAAATACGTTCAAACACCCGAGGACCTCAACAAACTGATGGTTGGAGAGGCGTTCATCATTAATATCGGGCTTTCTATCTATAGCCAGGCTACCATGGGCACGCTAACTTCAGAGGCTGGCATCGTGGCCCCCTGGCTCCATGTAATGGATGACGACAATGAGGTTTTTGTGTCGGATTTTGTTGCAACCGACCAACTCACCCCGCTTTACATGCTCTCGGGGTTCCACTACTGGAAACAAAACCCTACGATGGACATCCGTGAACTGACATGGGAAGATATCCTCTGGAGAAAGTTGTATAAGCACATCGGCGCACTGAACGCGATCATTTTCCAGGCTGATGAAATGGCTTTGAATAATCCGGGGAACATTGAAAACCTGAATCGGATCAGGGGAGAAGCGCTTTTCATGAGAGCCTACTATTATTTTTACCTGCAGAACATTTATGGAAGTCCATACCGCAAAAGTACTGCGGCCAACGATGAAGGTATTCCACTTAAAGTTTCAGAAAAAGTAGAGGACATCTACTTCAAGAGAGACAACAACGAAGCCGTTTACCAACAGATCACCAGCGACCTGGAAAAAGCGGCGCAATACCTCGAAAACTACAACCCCACTACCAAACTACGCATAGGCATCGCCGCGGTACGGTTATTCCAGACAAGAGTATACCTCTACACCGAGCAATACGATAAAGTACTGGAAGTATCCCAACCGCTTCAGACGATGGGGTACGAACTGGTGGACCTGAACCAATACACTACCGGCACCAGCTTCACTTACCGCGGATCGCCGGAAACCATTTTCACCATGGGTACCAACGTGATTCCCACCGTATTCATGAACGATTCTTTGTCGGCGTGGAGCGGTAACGACAACAGGGTATCCGCCTTCAAAGCTTCAGACAACTTAATGAACACCTTCGACGAGGACGATCTGCGCAGGAAAGCGTTTTTTGAACGGGCCGCCAAAAGCAAGGCATGGATTCCCGCCAAATACCGCACCTGGAGAACCTTCAACGATGTAAACCAGCAATCTTGTATTTTCTCCCTGCGCTACACGGAAGCCATCCTGAACCGCGCGGAAGCCATGGCCATGATGGGCGCCGACAATGAAGCCAGAACAGAACTGCAAAAACTGCGGGCCAAAAGGTTCCAGAACGCCACCATCGATCAGATACCGCAGTCCAACACGGAACTCGTCAATTTCATACGGGAAGAACGCCGCAGGGAACTTTGTTTTGAAGGACACAGGTGGTTCGACCTGAGGCGCTATTCGACTAATACGAAGTACCCTTTACCGGCCGACTTCACCATTACGCACCCGGTATATACCTACGACGCGCCTTCGAATACACATACCCGCACGGGAAATTATGTGCTCAGGTCGCTTTCGCAGGATGCCGCCGGATGGCAGGTGCCCATTCCCAACTATGCCATTGAATTCAACCGGGGCGCGTTAACCAACCCTATCCGTCCCGTTCGTTCCATTCAACCATAA
- a CDS encoding SusC/RagA family TonB-linked outer membrane protein — translation MKKPAYGNLYFPVVPVTWPSSCSTTGGQLMAQSKITTQPFKGKLSGYFIQKLLLTMKLLTVLLFAASFAVTTKPAAQTVTLSGKDLTMKQVFAEIKKQTGYVVFANESDFLRSGKLSISVSNMPLKQLLELVSEEEALDFSIKGKTIVVSRKTNNGAETKPGITDQKAATPLTGRVLDSTGATLANATILNLTTKVSVTSASNGTFAIDAKEGDRLRISYVGYETSTVVVSRSMLSVPNGLIITLTPAYSKLEDVNIVVNTGYQKIDRRSLTSAATTLKMEDIITPGINTIDKLLEGRVPGMIFMQNSGQVGAAPKLRIRGTSTILGNREPLWVLDGIVLTDPVNVDPQQMNDLDFVNLLGNAIAGLNPEDIDQIDVLKDAAATALYGARAGNGVIVITTKKGKPGKPTIGYTNNTTYTRRPRYSDRTMYMMNSAERMDVSKEMVERKMQYPNITQWSGYESALQDYYSGAIDYNEFKRLSDYYASVNTDWLGLLTQDVISHNHTLNLSGGSSDVKYYASLGYKDEKGVIIGESEKRYSSMLNITADYKKFTAQLAFTGNYTIRDYTPQDMGIMNYAYNTSRTIPAHNPDGSLFYYPQYNGSQYYNYNILNERDNAGDLTRNNAANVRALLKWRIRRGLDVEGTFAYGLSNNNREVHYTKNSYYVFKLRADQTTRWDLNPIGGELQRQETSNNTYTARIQTNYFTAFGPSRKHMVNFTGGMEVRSSEYNGFNITRRGYFPEMGGYFEAVPTTYTAYYQQWMSTRAALGYFDRELSNNLAWLGTAGYSWSDRYILNVHIRGEQSNLFGANSNNKFLPIWAVSGRWNIKNDVLKETKWVNDLAMKASWGWQGNMLPGQSPYMIIRENLGNNVFYGAPSAIISNFPNPDLKWERTSSSNVGLDFSLFGNKVNGSVAYFYKRTNDAFLNKTVSEINGTNSYVINSGVLENKGVELSLSFTPINNLGLNKSRRGFVWRFDPQLGQVLNKVLNSAINNRNNVLVDQVTYNNFLAGTVQLGGKPINTFYSYRFKGLSPVDGSPIFYGSEAELADKYRDTYSQMKREDVYLEVMSESGRREPYVQGGISNYFGWRNFGLSFNVTYSMGNKIRLMKIASGYGTIAAYPQQNLRKEFVDRWRRPGDELYTDIPGLQTSTALNTPWWNLYPASNYSFGGSVYEMYDNSDIRVVSGDFLKLQSASFKYNFAETLIKKLGLSSAYASLTGTNLFILSNKLLRGQDPTQSGSTPNINLSLRPTYTASFNISF, via the coding sequence ATGAAAAAACCTGCTTATGGTAACTTGTACTTCCCGGTCGTGCCTGTAACCTGGCCATCCTCCTGTAGTACAACCGGAGGCCAGTTAATGGCTCAAAGTAAGATTACAACGCAACCGTTTAAAGGAAAGTTATCAGGCTACTTCATCCAAAAACTACTGCTTACGATGAAATTGCTTACAGTACTCCTTTTCGCTGCTTCCTTCGCCGTTACCACCAAACCGGCGGCGCAAACCGTTACACTCTCAGGCAAAGACCTGACGATGAAACAGGTGTTTGCGGAAATTAAAAAACAGACAGGGTATGTCGTTTTCGCGAATGAAAGTGATTTTCTGCGGTCGGGTAAACTTTCCATTTCGGTCAGCAATATGCCCTTAAAGCAATTGCTGGAACTGGTGAGTGAAGAAGAGGCCCTCGACTTTTCCATCAAAGGAAAAACCATCGTTGTTTCCAGAAAAACGAACAATGGCGCTGAAACAAAGCCCGGCATTACTGACCAGAAGGCGGCAACGCCCCTTACCGGGCGCGTACTGGATTCCACAGGAGCCACCCTGGCGAACGCCACCATCTTGAACCTGACCACGAAAGTGAGCGTTACGTCCGCGTCAAACGGCACCTTTGCCATTGATGCAAAAGAAGGCGACAGGTTGCGTATTTCTTACGTGGGCTATGAAACCAGTACCGTTGTGGTATCCCGCTCCATGCTTTCCGTTCCCAACGGCCTTATCATTACGCTCACGCCCGCTTACTCCAAACTGGAAGACGTGAACATCGTGGTGAACACCGGCTATCAGAAAATCGACAGGCGCAGCCTCACGAGTGCCGCCACCACCCTTAAAATGGAAGACATCATTACCCCCGGCATCAACACCATCGACAAACTGCTGGAAGGCCGGGTACCCGGAATGATTTTCATGCAGAACTCCGGACAAGTGGGCGCCGCGCCTAAACTCAGGATACGCGGCACCTCCACGATCCTCGGCAACAGAGAGCCCCTCTGGGTATTGGACGGTATCGTACTTACCGACCCGGTAAACGTTGACCCCCAGCAAATGAACGATCTGGATTTTGTGAACCTGCTGGGCAACGCGATCGCGGGCCTTAACCCTGAAGATATTGATCAGATCGACGTGCTGAAAGATGCCGCGGCTACCGCTTTATATGGCGCCCGGGCCGGCAATGGCGTAATCGTGATCACCACTAAGAAAGGTAAACCAGGCAAGCCCACCATCGGCTACACCAATAACACCACCTATACCCGCAGACCAAGGTATTCAGACCGTACCATGTACATGATGAACTCCGCCGAACGTATGGATGTTTCCAAAGAAATGGTGGAGCGGAAAATGCAATACCCAAATATTACCCAATGGTCGGGCTACGAAAGCGCTTTACAGGATTATTATTCCGGCGCCATAGACTACAATGAATTCAAAAGGCTGAGCGATTACTACGCCAGCGTGAATACCGACTGGCTCGGTTTGCTGACCCAGGATGTTATTTCGCATAACCATACCCTTAACCTTTCAGGCGGTTCAAGCGATGTGAAGTATTACGCTTCATTAGGCTATAAAGACGAGAAAGGCGTGATTATAGGAGAAAGCGAAAAACGCTATTCCTCTATGCTGAACATCACGGCGGATTACAAGAAGTTCACCGCGCAACTCGCTTTCACCGGCAACTATACGATCAGGGATTATACGCCACAGGATATGGGTATCATGAACTACGCCTACAATACCAGTCGTACCATTCCGGCCCACAATCCGGACGGCAGCCTGTTCTACTATCCCCAATACAATGGATCGCAGTATTATAATTACAACATCCTTAATGAACGCGACAATGCGGGTGATCTCACCAGGAACAATGCCGCTAATGTTCGCGCATTGTTGAAATGGAGAATAAGAAGAGGGTTGGATGTGGAAGGCACTTTCGCTTATGGTTTGAGCAACAACAACAGGGAAGTACATTACACGAAGAATTCCTACTATGTCTTCAAACTCAGGGCCGACCAAACAACAAGATGGGACCTTAACCCCATAGGCGGCGAGCTTCAAAGACAGGAAACCAGCAACAACACCTACACCGCGAGGATTCAAACCAATTACTTCACGGCATTTGGCCCCTCCAGGAAACACATGGTGAACTTTACTGGTGGCATGGAAGTACGTTCCTCCGAATACAACGGGTTCAACATTACCAGGCGCGGGTACTTCCCGGAAATGGGCGGCTATTTTGAAGCGGTGCCCACCACCTATACCGCTTACTACCAGCAATGGATGAGCACCAGGGCGGCACTGGGTTATTTCGACCGTGAACTGTCCAACAACCTCGCGTGGCTCGGCACCGCGGGTTATTCCTGGAGCGACCGTTACATCCTGAACGTGCACATCCGCGGAGAGCAATCGAACCTTTTTGGCGCGAACTCCAATAATAAATTTCTCCCCATCTGGGCCGTATCGGGCCGCTGGAACATCAAGAACGATGTCCTGAAAGAAACGAAATGGGTGAACGACCTCGCGATGAAAGCCTCATGGGGATGGCAGGGCAATATGTTGCCCGGACAATCACCTTACATGATCATCCGTGAAAACCTCGGCAACAACGTATTCTATGGCGCTCCTTCAGCAATAATAAGCAACTTCCCTAACCCGGACCTGAAATGGGAGCGCACGTCCTCTTCCAACGTAGGACTTGATTTCTCCCTGTTCGGCAATAAGGTGAACGGTTCCGTGGCCTATTTCTACAAACGCACCAACGACGCGTTCCTGAATAAAACCGTATCAGAAATCAACGGCACGAACAGCTACGTGATCAATAGTGGCGTGCTCGAAAACAAAGGCGTGGAACTGTCCTTAAGTTTCACCCCGATCAATAACCTGGGACTCAACAAATCGCGCAGGGGCTTCGTATGGCGCTTCGACCCGCAACTGGGCCAGGTGCTGAACAAAGTATTGAACAGCGCGATCAACAACCGCAACAATGTACTGGTTGACCAGGTTACCTACAATAACTTCCTCGCGGGAACGGTGCAACTGGGCGGAAAACCCATCAACACTTTCTATTCCTACAGGTTCAAAGGACTTAGTCCGGTAGACGGCTCGCCTATTTTCTACGGTTCAGAAGCTGAACTGGCCGACAAATACCGCGATACCTATTCCCAGATGAAAAGAGAAGACGTGTACCTGGAGGTAATGAGCGAATCAGGCAGAAGAGAACCGTACGTACAGGGTGGCATTTCCAACTACTTTGGCTGGAGAAACTTTGGCCTGTCCTTCAACGTGACGTATTCCATGGGCAATAAAATCCGTTTGATGAAGATCGCTTCCGGTTATGGCACCATCGCCGCGTACCCCCAACAGAACCTTCGGAAAGAATTCGTAGACAGGTGGAGACGTCCGGGTGATGAACTATATACCGACATCCCCGGTTTGCAAACCAGCACCGCGCTCAACACGCCCTGGTGGAACCTCTACCCTGCCAGCAACTACTCTTTTGGCGGCAGCGTTTACGAGATGTACGACAATTCTGATATCCGGGTCGTAAGTGGCGATTTCCTCAAACTCCAATCGGCATCTTTCAAATACAATTTTGCCGAAACCCTGATCAAAAAACTGGGCCTCAGTTCAGCTTACGCGAGTTTAACCGGCACCAACCTCTTCATCCTGAGTAACAAGTTGCTGAGGGGACAGGATCCCACACAATCGGGTTCCACACCGAACATCAACCTCTCACTGCGACCAACTTACACGGCCAGCTTTAATATTTCATTCTAA